The Paenibacillus tianjinensis genome has a window encoding:
- a CDS encoding EAL domain-containing protein gives MEHIHGSHDKLLVFFSYLIAVAASFTVLELAGIVGMSKGKRRGLWLGSGAVMMGMGIWSTHFVGMLALKLTVPVAYNLMAVLLSVTVAIIASFVALLVISLFKRGMLPLFGSGILLAGGIFGMHYIGMSAMQIGVTYKTGYVFLSFVIALAVSVAALGMSSNLMVNREDGRRGKKFISGLVMGTAIVGMHYTGMMAATFEHASHSWLNTGVVLNQKWLAYVIAGGALLTLGLSILGIYISRRFSSKDTELLVNEKWYKSLYENNQDAIVSVDLKLRIIGSNPAATRITGISEMELKEQPLISVLSLVAERDQEPVRELFAKSLAGEQASIETRITHQSGRTVDIGMSVAPVVVDGQVAGIYVIARDVTEEKRAKEQNQYLAFHDELTGLPNRRMFNQLLAQTIEVHRGSQEPFAVLVMDFDRFKIINDSLGHLYGDLFLQEMSSRIHRSVVNEQLTVGRMGGDEFALLCRFSRENMNVTAIAERMIAAIEQPLYLKEREIYVTVSIGIAFFPAHGQDAGELLKNADTAMYEVKKNGRNGYQFFSDDLNGQLLEQLELEADLRKALERNEFTVFYQPQIRADNNEIIGVEALVRWQHPVKGLLPPGLFISAAEESGQIVELGNFVLREACRQMRQWHDEGGPLIPVAVNLSSQQFLQYSLLEDIREILRETGLAPKYLELEITEGMMMDATRSSGILNDLAKSGIRISLDDFGTGYSSLGYLKLYPIHKVKIDRSFISGITDSSNDRAIVATILTMAQHMHMQVIAEGIETKEQLEIVVDSGCQDIQGYYYSRPLAADDLKQKYMFPLEASK, from the coding sequence ATGGAGCATATACATGGCAGTCATGATAAGCTGCTCGTGTTTTTTTCATATTTGATTGCGGTTGCAGCCTCCTTTACCGTTCTGGAGTTAGCAGGCATTGTGGGCATGTCAAAGGGCAAACGCCGCGGATTATGGCTCGGGTCCGGTGCGGTGATGATGGGGATGGGCATTTGGTCGACCCATTTTGTCGGGATGCTGGCCTTGAAACTGACAGTTCCGGTGGCTTACAACCTTATGGCTGTCTTACTGTCAGTTACGGTTGCGATTATTGCATCATTCGTGGCGTTATTGGTTATCAGCTTGTTCAAGCGGGGAATGCTTCCGCTCTTTGGGAGCGGAATCCTGCTGGCCGGCGGTATATTCGGGATGCATTATATTGGAATGTCGGCGATGCAGATAGGCGTTACTTATAAGACTGGTTATGTGTTCCTGTCTTTTGTGATTGCTCTGGCTGTATCCGTTGCCGCTCTGGGTATGTCCTCTAATCTGATGGTGAACCGGGAAGACGGCAGGCGCGGGAAAAAGTTCATAAGCGGTCTGGTTATGGGAACCGCCATTGTGGGGATGCACTATACCGGAATGATGGCCGCAACCTTCGAGCATGCCAGCCATTCCTGGCTGAATACCGGGGTGGTGCTGAACCAGAAGTGGCTTGCCTATGTGATTGCAGGCGGAGCACTGCTAACGCTGGGATTGTCGATCCTCGGCATCTATATCTCCCGGCGGTTCTCCAGTAAAGATACGGAGCTGCTGGTCAATGAAAAATGGTATAAATCGCTCTACGAAAACAACCAGGACGCTATCGTCTCTGTAGACCTGAAGCTGCGGATCATCGGTTCCAATCCTGCAGCAACAAGAATCACCGGGATCAGCGAAATGGAATTGAAGGAACAGCCTCTGATTTCAGTCCTGTCGCTTGTTGCAGAAAGAGACCAGGAGCCGGTCCGGGAACTGTTTGCCAAGTCTTTGGCCGGAGAACAGGCTAGCATCGAGACGAGGATTACCCATCAGAGCGGGCGGACGGTTGATATCGGTATGAGTGTTGCTCCGGTTGTAGTCGACGGGCAGGTGGCAGGAATCTATGTCATTGCCCGGGATGTGACCGAAGAGAAACGGGCTAAGGAGCAGAATCAATATCTTGCTTTCCATGATGAGCTGACGGGATTACCGAACAGACGGATGTTTAATCAGCTGCTGGCACAGACCATTGAGGTGCATCGGGGAAGCCAGGAGCCGTTTGCGGTACTTGTCATGGATTTTGACCGGTTCAAAATCATCAATGATTCACTCGGGCATCTGTACGGTGATCTGTTCCTGCAGGAAATGAGCAGTCGGATTCACCGCAGTGTAGTCAATGAGCAGCTGACAGTGGGCCGGATGGGGGGAGACGAGTTCGCCCTGCTCTGCCGGTTTTCCAGAGAGAATATGAATGTTACGGCTATTGCAGAGCGGATGATCGCAGCGATTGAACAACCGCTTTATCTAAAGGAGCGGGAAATATATGTAACCGTAAGTATCGGAATCGCCTTCTTTCCTGCTCATGGTCAGGATGCGGGCGAACTGCTCAAAAATGCAGATACTGCCATGTATGAGGTGAAGAAGAACGGCAGAAACGGCTATCAGTTCTTCTCAGACGATTTGAATGGACAATTACTGGAGCAGCTGGAACTGGAAGCGGATTTGCGCAAAGCGCTGGAACGCAACGAGTTCACGGTGTTCTATCAGCCACAGATCCGTGCAGATAATAATGAGATTATAGGGGTGGAGGCGCTCGTACGCTGGCAGCATCCTGTCAAAGGATTGCTCCCTCCCGGATTGTTCATTTCTGCGGCGGAAGAGAGCGGGCAGATTGTGGAACTTGGAAACTTTGTGCTCCGCGAAGCGTGCCGGCAAATGCGCCAGTGGCATGATGAGGGAGGTCCGCTCATACCTGTGGCGGTGAATCTCTCTTCCCAGCAGTTTCTGCAGTACAGTTTACTTGAGGATATCCGGGAAATTCTCCGGGAGACCGGACTTGCTCCTAAATACCTTGAGCTGGAGATTACGGAAGGGATGATGATGGATGCCACGCGGTCCAGCGGAATTCTGAATGATCTGGCGAAGAGCGGAATCCGGATCAGTCTGGATGATTTCGGGACGGGCTATAGCTCTCTCGGTTATTTGAAGCTGTATCCTATTCATAAAGTGAAGATCGACCGGTCGTTCATCAGCGGCATAACGGACAGCAGCAATGACCGGGCGATTGTAGCTACCATCCTGACGATGGCACAGCATATGCACATGCAGGTGATCGCTGAAGGCATCGAGACCAAAGAGCAGCTGGAAATTGTGGTGGACAGCGGGTGCCAGGATATTCAAGGCTACTATTACAGCCGTCCGCTGGCTGCTGACGATTTGAAGCAGAAGTATATGTTTCCGTTAGAAGCATCCAAGTAG
- a CDS encoding RNA polymerase sigma factor, protein MQSNRELFEAYNKAVYRTCYYMVHDAADAEDLCQEVFITVFRSQWQDVEYIRAWIMKITVNACLNHLKRSRSLQQKVAENLHLWNGNSETPVERLIEQKETALEWAVYMSKLPAKIRAVLTLRYMHDFSLAEISEALSIPLGTAKSRQHKGLKMMRRILLEAGIQDEEWKGEHYEEAGKYAGASIK, encoded by the coding sequence TTGCAGAGTAACCGCGAATTATTTGAAGCCTATAACAAAGCTGTTTACCGGACCTGTTACTACATGGTGCATGATGCAGCAGATGCCGAGGATCTGTGCCAGGAGGTGTTCATCACCGTGTTTCGCAGCCAGTGGCAGGATGTCGAATATATCCGGGCATGGATTATGAAAATCACGGTCAATGCCTGCCTGAATCATCTGAAACGCTCACGCAGCCTGCAGCAGAAGGTCGCAGAAAATCTGCATCTTTGGAACGGGAACAGCGAAACACCGGTAGAGCGGCTCATTGAACAAAAGGAGACAGCACTGGAATGGGCGGTTTATATGTCCAAGCTTCCAGCAAAAATCCGGGCGGTACTGACACTAAGATACATGCATGATTTCAGTCTGGCTGAAATCTCGGAAGCACTATCCATACCGCTCGGTACAGCAAAATCAAGACAGCACAAGGGACTGAAAATGATGAGGCGGATTCTGCTGGAAGCCGGAATACAAGATGAAGAATGGAAGGGTGAGCATTATGAAGAAGCTGGAAAATATGCTGGAGCGTCAATTAAATAA
- a CDS encoding methyl-accepting chemotaxis protein translates to MENGSAQTVTDALVVKALEKNLALIRFDLDRRVAYVNEVFAGSMKYKPEDMYGMNHRELCFPEFADSPGYEVFWQNLLSGTSYQDKIERMDSEGNIVWLEAAYMPIFDEANEQVIGVTKVATNITHRQINMNKLVEKMQQMADSLNQRAEKGIERSRELLQSIDKIAGVSDENSVTLVNLQNKAGDIQGVVQTIRDIASQTHLLALNAAIEAAHAGEFGRGFDVVAKEVRKLSGLVQDSIAEVRDSVNAITEEISRMSNGLDQVQSNVEEGQRQIDTALKEFTGIAVSAQELDTQAREVLNII, encoded by the coding sequence ATGGAGAACGGTTCAGCCCAAACAGTCACAGATGCGCTGGTTGTCAAAGCTTTAGAGAAAAATCTTGCCCTGATCCGCTTTGATCTGGACCGCAGGGTGGCATATGTTAATGAAGTGTTTGCGGGTTCAATGAAATACAAGCCAGAGGATATGTATGGGATGAATCATCGGGAGCTGTGCTTTCCTGAATTTGCCGATAGCCCCGGTTATGAAGTTTTCTGGCAGAATCTGCTATCGGGCACAAGCTATCAGGATAAAATTGAACGAATGGATTCAGAAGGGAATATAGTCTGGCTTGAGGCGGCATATATGCCGATTTTTGATGAAGCGAATGAGCAGGTTATCGGTGTAACTAAGGTTGCAACGAATATCACACATAGGCAGATCAACATGAATAAATTGGTGGAAAAGATGCAGCAGATGGCGGACAGTCTGAACCAGCGCGCAGAAAAAGGCATTGAACGGAGCCGCGAGCTGCTGCAGAGCATCGACAAAATCGCCGGAGTATCAGACGAAAATTCAGTTACGCTAGTGAATCTGCAGAATAAAGCCGGTGATATTCAGGGGGTGGTACAGACCATCCGTGATATTGCATCACAGACACATCTTCTGGCACTTAACGCAGCAATCGAGGCGGCGCATGCCGGAGAGTTCGGCCGAGGTTTTGATGTGGTGGCTAAAGAGGTCAGAAAACTGTCGGGTCTAGTACAGGATTCCATTGCCGAGGTTCGGGACAGTGTCAATGCAATCACAGAAGAAATCAGCAGAATGTCAAACGGCCTGGATCAAGTGCAGAGCAATGTTGAAGAAGGACAGCGGCAGATAGACACTGCTCTGAAGGAGTTCACCGGAATTGCGGTTTCCGCCCAGGAGCTGGATACCCAAGCGCGTGAAGTACTCAATATCATCTAA
- a CDS encoding YfhD family protein: MDRENSKIFSKTDKQKMLYEAKLEDVEFSAAEADQDDLEALDRSREADKRHLHEILKKE, encoded by the coding sequence ATGGATAGAGAAAACTCAAAAATATTCTCCAAAACAGACAAACAAAAAATGCTCTACGAAGCCAAATTAGAGGATGTGGAGTTTTCGGCGGCGGAGGCCGATCAGGATGACCTTGAAGCGCTTGATCGTTCGCGTGAGGCCGATAAACGGCATCTTCATGAAATTTTGAAGAAGGAATAG
- a CDS encoding DUF4179 domain-containing protein, translated as MKKLENMLERQLNKEHAVNYPDFDSMWDRVEQAAHAASLRVGTTEAASPRRSRNWRRITVAASLSALLAAAPVYAAIQYDWGNLLRDREGVQAALDQNLGQQLGQSISRDGVTLTLRTAIVDENRTVILYSLDVGKRADQEFWNVKGLSLKDEKGNSSEGQYSYQQWDEKNQRYNGYFESDWTSKSEEAKVTLTAAAVQSFTQTEQELSLDSGSSALQTFQIGQEGMQSLEVQPFTQSDGKLLLSSAVIFAEPEAKEWTYPMIVAYKGGTQVNSLSGGTFGAPGDNGEYTMKQYFKTAEVPKGQTAYKLQYTKLKHSIAGPWSFDLQLSKKQMESGTIKTALNLPLEPGDTMNTIESMVVTPTQIRVSVRVKNNKFPRIPYVKVKLEAGGKTIEGMQYRSKEDDPKLMTFSFERPSDLVIDKQTPLTFIGSYKVTVHEDDKSPLQLTNISAHKQTLIRTTGGYPVKWTYYMQGSDLFVETQSDDDRFGGVNQTHINLGKDRILGRPVTSNFDGDGNNKAIDVYKNFKGTEASIYMFYYTTDEPEKETRVQLQP; from the coding sequence ATGAAGAAGCTGGAAAATATGCTGGAGCGTCAATTAAATAAAGAACACGCTGTTAACTATCCGGATTTTGACAGCATGTGGGACCGGGTAGAGCAAGCGGCGCATGCTGCATCCTTAAGGGTTGGCACTACGGAAGCCGCTAGTCCGCGCAGGTCGAGAAACTGGCGCAGAATTACGGTTGCTGCCTCCCTTAGTGCACTGCTTGCTGCCGCCCCGGTGTATGCGGCCATTCAATATGATTGGGGTAATCTGCTGCGCGACAGGGAAGGCGTCCAAGCTGCGCTCGACCAGAATCTGGGCCAGCAGCTGGGGCAGTCCATCAGCAGGGACGGGGTTACGCTGACGCTGCGAACGGCAATTGTCGATGAGAACCGGACGGTGATTCTATATAGTCTGGATGTAGGGAAACGGGCGGATCAGGAGTTTTGGAATGTAAAAGGCCTGTCCTTAAAGGATGAAAAAGGCAACAGCAGCGAGGGCCAGTACAGCTACCAGCAGTGGGATGAAAAAAACCAGCGGTACAATGGCTATTTTGAGAGTGACTGGACCTCTAAGTCGGAGGAAGCTAAGGTTACTTTGACCGCGGCAGCAGTGCAGTCCTTTACTCAAACGGAGCAGGAACTCTCTCTTGACAGTGGCTCTTCGGCGCTGCAGACCTTCCAGATCGGACAAGAAGGCATGCAAAGCCTGGAGGTACAGCCATTTACCCAGAGTGACGGTAAGCTGCTGCTGTCTTCGGCAGTAATTTTCGCTGAGCCTGAGGCAAAGGAATGGACCTACCCGATGATTGTAGCCTATAAGGGAGGAACTCAGGTGAATTCGCTTTCCGGGGGGACCTTTGGAGCGCCGGGGGATAACGGTGAATACACCATGAAGCAGTATTTTAAAACAGCTGAGGTTCCTAAAGGGCAAACTGCCTACAAGCTGCAATATACTAAGCTGAAACACAGTATAGCCGGACCCTGGTCCTTTGATCTGCAGTTAAGCAAGAAGCAAATGGAGAGCGGAACGATCAAAACAGCGCTGAATCTTCCGCTGGAACCGGGCGATACTATGAATACTATTGAGAGTATGGTGGTTACACCCACCCAGATCCGTGTCTCTGTCAGAGTGAAGAATAATAAATTTCCAAGGATACCTTATGTCAAAGTAAAGCTTGAAGCTGGCGGAAAGACAATCGAGGGGATGCAGTACCGGTCGAAAGAAGATGATCCTAAATTAATGACATTCAGCTTCGAGCGTCCTAGTGATCTCGTGATCGATAAGCAAACCCCGCTTACCTTTATCGGCAGCTACAAGGTTACTGTTCATGAAGATGACAAGTCTCCGCTCCAGCTGACGAATATTTCTGCTCATAAACAGACGCTGATCCGCACTACCGGGGGCTATCCAGTGAAGTGGACCTATTATATGCAGGGAAGCGATTTGTTCGTAGAGACGCAAAGCGATGACGACCGTTTTGGCGGAGTCAACCAAACCCATATTAATCTGGGTAAAGATCGTATACTGGGCAGACCGGTCACGAGCAACTTTGACGGGGACGGAAATAATAAAGCTATCGATGTCTATAAGAATTTCAAAGGAACAGAAGCTTCTATCTATATGTTCTATTACACAACCGATGAGCCGGAGAAAGAGACGCGGGTTCAGCTGCAGCCTTAA